In one Thermosipho ferrireducens genomic region, the following are encoded:
- the rbsD gene encoding D-ribose pyranase, with translation MKKDGIFNSKLAQVIASMGHLDKLAIVDLGFPVPKNVERIDLVIDKEKPCFEEVLKVILKELYVEKVIVAEESNEKFVAMIVKYLPNAEILKVSHTELKKISEDTVAVVRTGEIIPYSNAILVSGVIF, from the coding sequence TTGAAAAAAGATGGGATATTTAATTCTAAATTGGCACAGGTAATAGCCTCAATGGGACATCTTGATAAATTAGCAATTGTGGATTTAGGTTTTCCAGTACCAAAGAATGTAGAAAGAATAGATTTAGTTATTGACAAAGAAAAGCCTTGTTTTGAAGAAGTCTTAAAAGTTATATTAAAAGAGTTATACGTTGAAAAAGTAATTGTGGCAGAAGAATCCAATGAAAAATTTGTTGCAATGATTGTTAAATATTTGCCAAATGCTGAGATACTAAAAGTTTCTCATACCGAATTGAAAAAGATTTCCGAAGATACAGTGGCGGTGGTTAGAACAGGCGAAATAATTCCCTATTCAAATGCTATTTTAGTTTCCGGGGTGATCTTTTGA